In one window of Zingiber officinale cultivar Zhangliang chromosome 11A, Zo_v1.1, whole genome shotgun sequence DNA:
- the LOC122031260 gene encoding proline-rich receptor-like protein kinase PERK2, with translation MRTLESLATESLEMSAGVEPAGGQTPHGTGGVLGSQTPMVSKVPTPTILVVPTPTVFTMPPAAYPTPPPIVAMGYPAPPLAVPAAYPTLPPAVPAAAYLAHAPAVPVTPTVPPAAPAYIDPAVPPVAPALAYAATPGIPPPTYPVIPLVVPAAVVPRVPAGLDRHMQVKIADFGNSSYIEALDRALMIESAHQRAYPDKKRKQTDRTSGQIQHPQGYRTAIEWSQSTKAGYF, from the exons GCTGGGGTCGAGCCTGCCGGTGGACAGACTCCGCATGGTACTGGGGGCGTGTTGGGCTCTCAGACTCCGATGGTTTCAAAGGTACCTACCCCGACCATACTCGTCGTACCCACTCCTACAGTATTCACAATGCCACCTGCGGCATATCCAACACCTCCTCCAATCGTGGCTATGGGATATCCGGCACCTCCTCTAGCCGTGCCTGCGGCATATCCAACACTTCCTCCAGCAGTACCTGCTGCTGCGTACCTGGCACACGCACCAGCAGTGCCAGTTACACCTACAGTACCTCCAGCCGCGCCCGCCTATAttgaccctgcagtgccaccagTGGCACCTGCCCTAGCTTATGCAGCAACACCGGGGATACCTCCCCCGACCTATCCAGTGATACCACTTGTAGTACCAGCTGCAGTGGTTCCGCGAGTTCCCGCA GGACTAGATAGACATATGCAAGTAAAGATTGCCGATTTTGGGAATTCGTCTTACATAGAGGCCTTGGACAGAGCACTTATGATTGAGTCAGCACACCAGAGAGCGTATccggacaagaagaggaagcagacagATCGAACATCAGGACAGATTCAGCATCCACAGGGCTATCGGACAGCAATAGAGTGGTCGCAATCAACCAAGGCAGGGTACTTCTAG